A single region of the Theileria annulata chromosome 4, complete sequence, *** SEQUENCING IN PROGRESS *** genome encodes:
- a CDS encoding dimethyladenosine transferase, putative (Tap349h10.p1c.cand.193 - score = 32.78;~SMART rADC (SM00650) at aa 84-252, E()=4.31e-65): MLFLSNLILKSNSTFQIMATRRTKTKLKVEPYRTCPLGPRNLKVHPASAGPVSRQNVETKSYSTASGMIFVKKYGQHMLKNPGVLDKIIKAAEIRPTDTVLEIGPGTGNWTVRLVTLAKKVVAIDVDSRMISEVKNRCFQLGYTNLEVIEADALRTTFPRFDICMANLPFQISSPFIFKLLSHRPLFRSAILVFQKEFAERLLASTNDDKYGRLAINTRLFCTVTRICKISAGSFNPPPKVDSMVVKIVPRQQPLVVDFGEWDGMIRICFSRKRRTLRSLFKKQSVLSILESNYKSWCTINNKVPVYKPFKEFVIEILESSGLAERRSITVSIAEFLKLLLAFNEVGIHFCNIANPSTKDSMPNFLFEDDVEMDIDE, translated from the exons ATGCTATTTTTGTCAAATTTAATACTGAAAAGTAACTCGACCTTCCAGATCATGGCAACAAGAAGAACAAAAACGAAATTAAAAGTAGAACCATATCGCACTTGTCCTCTTG GACCAAGGAATCTTAAAGTACATCCTGCATCAGCAGGACCAGTTTCAAGACAAAATGTTGAAACGAAGTCGTATTCCACAGCATCTGGAATGATTTTTGTAAAGAAGTATGGACAGCATATGCTAAAAAACCCGGGAGTTTTGGATAAGATCATAAAAGCTGCAGAGATTCGGCCAACAGATACGGTTTTGGAGATTGGCCCAG GTACAGGAAATTGGACTGTTAGACTAGTTACTTTGGCTAAGAAGGTGGTTGCGATTGACGTTGACTCGAGGATGATTTCTGAAGTTAAAAACAGGTGTTTCCAACTTGGATACACTAACCTGGAAGTTATTGAAGCTGACGCACTCAGAACAACTTTCCCGAGATTTGATATTTGCATGGCTAATCTTCCATTTCAAATATCCAGCCCTTTCATATTTAAGCTGTTATCGCATAGGCCATTGTTCAG GTCTGCAATATTGGTTTTCCAGAAGGAATTTGCAGAAAGACTTCTAGCGTCAACTAACGATGACAAATACGGCAGACTGGCAATAAATACGAGGTTATTCTGCACAGTAACGAGAATTTGTAAGATTTCAGCAG gAAGTTTTAATCCTCCGCCAAAAGTTGACAGTATGGTTGTTAAGATAGTGCCCAGGCAACAACCTCTTGtg GTAGATTTTGGGGAGTGGGACGGTATGATAAGGATTTGTTTCTCAAGAAAGAGGAGGACTTTGAGGAGTTTGTTTAAAAAGCAGTCAGTGTTATCAATTTTGGAGTCAAACTACAAATCCTGGTgtacaataaataataaagttCCAGTATATAAGCCTTTTAAG GAATTTGTTATTGAAATTCTCGAAAGTTCTGGTTTAGCGGAGAGAAGGAGCATAACTGTGAGTATTGCTGAGTTTCTAAAGCTACTGCTTGCATTCAATGAAGTTGGAATTCACTTTTGCAACATTGCAAACCCTTCAACTAAAg attcAATGCCGAATTTCTTATTTGAAGATGACGTTGAGATGGACATTGATGAGTAG
- a CDS encoding uncharacterized protein (Tap349h10.p1c.C.cand.38 - score = 133.54;~SMART pfam:zf-HIT (PF04438) at aa 865-902, E()=3.70e-05), protein MESSNHLPNKDSDTVSVTPVEFSNYQCEINPGFNDFLKKSGFEDFGFKFNVVTILGSQSSGKSHLLNSLFNASFQTMDASKGHSQTTKGIWGSLVLSKDTSMNATVVFDSEGTDSRERGEGRLTFEHRSSLFCLALSDVVIVNIWYNSMGNLTGSNYGLLKTVVEANLELVDTNNEENYKTVLFFCVRDWSPSLSPLNVVKDYVLNNYMSSIWNEISKPARFENLGVESLFEIRVFGLSNAVTQSESFEMDVKEVKKTWNSLKPREYSRRVPSDGFFVYSKNVWKTIIEQNHLDIPTQKEMLSSYRCSEIKTMILESLTNALPELKEKDFSEYLMGLLKKVENQYFSQASRYDPVVSKKVGKELLEQVCRKFQPFFESALGDYVKKLAVESSSLLDKEFSVNSSGKELKVSNARPYTVWPNFSKKCEELQKKQTEKLSHHLSSFKVTFKSTVSFEFEFEYQPLKDHLNLLVSSEFEVLRSRHLELLKQQLDSMCNSCFALVKNNMMDRSLNEDQFWDYFDELFDETHKNCVDQLTTSYVGLVKGATRTEFEQLSLVLLLKATQSNFEELQNNLEQLLLERFDKFFNYQEFKGELIPTEWHKQSAQELNNRYKESKEDALTLLQVLKTTKTKKLPSFDANYVKKNQYFYSTLEGPVSDKYSSPLTEQFTIELTNSCSKKFMEMYKNAQVVQNAGTSVSSWRNIPPVFWLVLLVLGWNELRAAFRVLLKFYILIPLLIVSYFTFSYSANKLLGPKANEYVKPVRDKALSLLTALFAWFVRTLHMIASKSSSFKQQTKNLKMAKKGNKNRDSDDEYVGKTVTKSSHSIYKHREPMDINLIVDHDEVEAEKNNLPCWRAAYASGPARPQRHLCVICGFFANYKCRNCATRRIEAINSYYCSLRCLEVHNETNCGKAVHLAQW, encoded by the exons ATGGAATCTTCAAATCACCTTCCAAATAAAGACAGTGATACAGTATCAGTGACACCAGTAGAGTTCAGCAACTATCAATGCGAGATAAA CCCTGGATTTAAcgattttttaaaaaagtCAGGATTCGAAGATTTTGGATTCAAGTTCAATGTTGTCACAATTTTGGGATCACAAAGTAGCGGGAAAA GCCATCTTCTCAATAGCCTTTTCAATGCTAGTTTCCAGACGATGGACGCATCGAAAGGACATTCTCAAACAACAAAAGGAATTTGGGGATCATTAGTATTATCTAAAGATACTAGCATGAATGCTACAGTAGTATTTGATTCAGAAGGAACAGATTCGAGAGAAAGAGGAGAAGGGAGACTAACATTTGAACATAGATCGTCATTGTTCTGTCTAGCCTTATCAGATGTAGTAATAGTAAATATATGGTATAATTCAATGGGAAACCTTACAGGTTCAAACTATGGACTTTTAAAGACTGTAGTAGAGGCTAACTTGGAACTAGTTGATACAAATAATGAAGA aAACTATAAAACGGTTTTGTTTTTCTGTGTTCGGGACTGGTCACCAAGTCTATCTCCATTGA ATGTGGTGAAAGACTATGTgttaaacaattatatgAGCAGTATTTGGAACGAGATATCAAAg CCTGCTCGATTTGAAAATTTGGGAGTTGAATCGTTGTTTGAAATCAGAGTTTTCGGGCTATCAAATGCAGTCACACAGTCGGAATCGTTCGAGATGGACGTCAAGGAGGTTAAAAAGACATGGAATAGCCTTAAACCTAGAGAATATTCAAGAAGAGTGCCATCAGATGGATTCTTTGTGTACTCGAAAAATGTATGGAAGACAATCATAGAACAGAACCACTTGGACATACCCACGCAGAAGGAGATGCTTTCAAGTTATAGATGTTCagaaataaaaacaatGATACTAGAGTCATTAACGAACGCGTTGCCAGAACTAAAAGAGAAGGATTTTAGTGAATATTTAATGGGCCTATTAAAGAAAGTTGAGAATCAATATTTTTCACAGGCATCTAGATATGATCCAGTAGTATCAAAGAAAGTAGGGAAGGAATTATTAGAACA agtATGCCGGAAGTTCCAACCCTTTTTTGAATCAGCATTGGGCGATTATGTAAAGAAACTAGCAGTTGAATCATCATCTCTACTGGATAAGGAGTTTTCTGTAAATTCAAGTGGAAAAGAACTTAAAGTATCAAATGCAAGACCATATACAGTGTGGCCGAATTTTAGTAAGAAGTGCGAAGAGTTACAAAAGAAACAGACCGAAAAGTTGAGTCATCATTTGAGTTCATTCAAAGTTACATTTAAAAGTACAGTGTCATTTGAATTTGAGTTTGAGTATCAGCCTCTGAAAGATCATCTGAACCTGTTAGTTTCATCAGAGTTTGAGGTTTTGAGATCAAGACATTTAGAACTTCTGAAGCAGCAGTTAGATTCCATGTGCAATTCATGTTTTGCACTAGTAAAGAATAACATGATGGATCGTTCATTAAATGAGGATCAATTCTGGGATTACTTTGACGAACTGTTTGACGAAACACATAAAAACTGCGTAGATCAACTGACAACAAGTTACGTAGGATTAGTGAAGGGTGCAACTAGAACCGAATTTGAGCAATTGTCACTTGTATTGCTACTAAAGGCAACCCAGAGTAACTTTGAGGAGTTGCAGAATAATCTTGAACAACTACTCTTGGAAAGATTTGATAAGTTCTTCAATTACCAAGAGTTTAAGGGAGAGTTGATACCAACAGAATGGCACAAACAATCAGCCCAGGAGTTGAATAATAGATACAAAGAATCCAAAGAAGATGCGTTAACATTACTCCAAGTTTTAAAAACCACAAAAACTAAGAAGTTACCATCATTTGATGCAAACTATGTGAAGAAAAACCAATATTTCTACTCTACACTGGAGGGGCCAGTTAGTGATAAGTATAGTAGCCCACTAACGGAACAATTTACAATAGAGCTTACTAACTCATGCTCCAAAAAGTTTATGGAAATGTACAAGAATGCACAGGTTGTTCAGAATGCAGGTACATCAGTAAGTTCATGGAGGAATATACCACCAGTGTTCTGGCTTGTGTTACTGGTTCTGGGATGGAATGAATTAAGAGCCGCATTTAGAGTTCTTCTAAAGTTCTATATACTCATTCCACTGCTAATAGTATCCTATTTCACATTCAGCTATTCAGCAAATAAGTTACTCGGCCCGAAAGCAAATGA ATATGTGAAGCCGGTGAGGGATAAGGCCCTGAGTCTATTAACAGCCCTATTTGCTTGGTTTGTAAGGACGTTACACATGATTGCCAGCAAATCAAGTAGTTTTAAACAACAAACAA AAAACTTGAAAATGGCTAAAAAGGGAAATAAGAACAGGGATTCCGATGATGAATATGTTGGAAAGACTGTGACTAAGTCATCTCACAGCATTTACAAACACAGGGAACCCATGGACATCAATTTGATCGTCGACCACGACGAAGTTGAGGCTGAAAA GAATAATTTGCCGTGCTGGAGGGCCGCTTACGCCTCTGGACCTGCTCGGCCTCAAAGGCACCTCTGTGTAATATGTGGATTCTTCGCAAACTACAAGTGCAGAAACTGTGCAACCAGGCGAATTGAGGCCATCAACAGCTACTACTGCAGCTTGCGCTGCCTCGAGGTACATAACGAGACCAACTGCGGGAAGGCTGTACACTTGGCACAGTGGTGA
- a CDS encoding uncharacterized protein (Tap349h10.p1c.C.cand.38 - score = 133.54) has translation MSNLTDLYMSNVSNTDSGLAQCASENVESNKKNFNSFPANDKVNYQDLSNRCLKFDNKFQFHDSTYGSNDNKLDSGHDCLPNLEKLIHESVSRSTARLLTKNTLKYLDKGLMVKPGGGVSHQFTVVTPKHRENAESTLLKNKNNDYEEGAGNESEYQDLRLNTAKSRLSTVRLNKVTYEMYKLFNNIKHFQNNTAHNESTEFAPANNLEKENENENYLNSSSRRLSIETSSLDNLEPISNFTNAFESRLRPNGLQSLSTSYPEDSTNLTYTSLNRFEVDHNQAQLSANISNLEVKGSEETEFSDDFEASSGDDSRNYETYVSKNQFEVPVDLSAEPVKAQTLEYEEEKKDELDYTLYNSNKGKVESSKPVHESGKSGFDEFQVNGAEVPDATNKQKGFNTGYITRVYAPMDRFQSSSVKRAVVVGCNYLGNPDAQLRGCCNDAFVFAQVLVKRFNFDPKNVILLLDSRPSPAYTRNLSQFNNSLISENGFGLDLTRINKSVTERNIYPTKKVSMFGRHLVERNVKHLTLNDNICLDSVVVPTPVDMLPTRGNIFRSLKWLNFSSSPNDFSVFFFSGHSVQVDDLSGYEGEGYDEALVPSDFQHNGLVTCNDLKCIFQSIGSTCKLNVFFDASNLQTVVGGSSRSGPVKGSMMKGFWPFSEPTGKLNSFECSDSVYKDPNMMNQMTKVKYLPTVEVDSLSSLSDVQLTLDATHGMVNYLVISSSNLKTVSIECLFKPLNLEQTYRQSKSNANVRDDEVVVHGAFTYTLLLTLLYDRPTRRGGHGVEEVVEGINRKLSQLRRLRLPKLNQTSEVLFYHSSKLPKNTLLFPSTANKSYSTKWANSLYGFLLPADAWMVLVNHGREKAKEQQMKFERMKTDLITLTNLNNKFFNSNTARTNRDNTNNLNYNEVNENSTRLKNNKGMVKGTNSNLLEIKIKPVLSGDQKSYQPRTGRSQTNSLNSRVFTRNLGVSGRANLRSKTETVNSPPGLNYGEAMIPNWVETKHDKLMREAVQSHNWYGGCTYSIPMNPKVNNYSQATDYPTMGNHPNVKYSNDTSEYLKYQKPTNPFLYNKLQPVQLYEPITVAMLQQLPTSKSFNVT, from the coding sequence atgtcTAACCTTACGGATCTGTATATGAGTAATGTGTCGAACACTGACTCTGGTTTGGCTCAATGTGCATCTGAAAACGTCGAATCTAACAAAAAAAACTTTAATTCATTTCCAGCAAATGATAAAGTTAATTATCAAGATTTATCGAATAGATGcttaaaatttgataataaatttcaatttcacGATAGTACATACGGGTCCAATGATAACAAGTTAGACTCAGGTCATGATTGTCTTCCAAACttggaaaaattaattcatgAAAGTGTTTCAAGGTCAACAGCTAGGCTTTTGACCAAAAATACACTGAAATATTTGGATAAAGGTTTGATGGTAAAACCCGGAGGTGGTGTGTCACATCAGTTCACAGTCGTAACGCCTAAACACAGAGAAAATGCCGAATCAACAttattaaagaataaaaacAATGATTATGAAGAAGGGGCTGGAAATGAGTCAGAATACCAAGACCTAAGACTAAATACAGCCAAATCAAGGCTTTCAACGGTTAGACTAAATAAGGTAACCTATGAGATGTACAAGCTTTTTAACAATATAAAACACTTTCAAAATAATACAGCTCACAATGAAAGTACAGAATTTGCTCCAgctaataatttagaaaaggaaaatgaaaatgaaaattacCTGAACTCGAGTTCAAGGAGATTGAGCATAGAGACCTCATCATTGGATAATTTAGAACCGatatctaattttacaaatgCATTCGAGTCAAGGCTTAGACCAAATGGGTTACAATCTCTCAGTACTTCATATCCTGAAGattcaacaaatttaaCCTATACTAGTTTAAACAGGTTTGAGGTGGACCATAATCAAGCTCAGTTGTCTGCCAATATAAGTAACCTGGAAGTTAAAGGGTCTGAAGAAACTGAATTCTCTGATGATTTTGAAGCTTCATCTGGGGATGACTCTCGAAATTATGAAACTTATGTATCTAAAAATCAATTTGAAGTACCAGTTGACCTGAGTGCAGAACCAGTTAAGGCACAAACTCTTGAGTATGAAGAGGAAAAAAAAGATGAACTCGATTATACACTATACAACTCAAATAAAGGGAAAGTTGAAAGTTCGAAACCAGTTCATGAATCAGGAAAGAGTGGGTTTGATGAGTTTCAGGTTAATGGAGCTGAAGTCCCTGACGCTACTAATAAACAAAAAGGGTTCAACACCGGGTATATTACAAGAGTTTATGCTCCAATGGATAGGTTTCAATCATCGTCAGTGAAAAGAGCAGTGGTGGTTGGATGCAACTATTTAGGGAACCCAGACGCACAGCTGAGAGGCTGCTGCAATGACGCATTTGTGTTTGCACAGGTGCTGGTAAAAAGGTTCAACTTTGATCctaaaaatgttattttattgCTAGACTCAAGACCTAGCCCAGCATATACAAGGAACTTATCGCAATTCAataattctttaatttcaGAAAACGGTTTTGGTTTAGATTTAACCAGAATTAATAAGAGTGTGACGGAGCGGAACATATACCCAACAAAGAAAGTCTCAATGTTTGGAAGGCATTTAGTGGAGAGAAACGTCAAACACTTGACACTAAACGACAATATTTGTCTGGATTCAGTAGTTGTTCCAACGCCTGTGGATATGTTACCAACCAGAGGAAATATATTCAGATCACTGAAATGGCTTAATTTTTCAAGCAGTCCAAACGATTTCTCAGTTTTTTTCTTCTCTGGACACTCAGTACAGGTTGATGATTTGTCAGGATATGAAGGAGAGGGATATGACGAGGCATTGGTTCCATCAGATTTCCAACACAACGGACTAGTAACATGTAATGACCTAAAGTGTATTTTCCAATCAATTGGATCAACATGTAAATTAAACGTGTTCTTTGACGCTTCAAACCTACAAACAGTTGTTGGAGGATCAAGCAGGTCAGGACCAGTGAAGGGCAGTATGATGAAGGGGTTCTGGCCATTTTCAGAACCAACAGGAAAACTAAATTCATTTGAATGTTCAGATTCAGTGTATAAAGATCCAAACATGATGAACCAAATGACGAAAGTAAAGTATCTTCCCACAGTTGAAGTTGATAGTCTGAGCAGTTTATCTGATGTTCAACTTACCCTTGACGCTACACACGGGATGGTTAACTATTTGGTTATTTCATCAAGTAACTTGAAAACTGTATCAATAGAATGCCTTTTCAAGCCATTAAACTTGGAACAAACTTATCGCCAATCTAAATCTAACGCCAATGTTAGGGATGATGAAGTTGTGGTTCACGGAGCTTTCACTTACACACTCCTGCTCACCCTTTTATACGACAGGCCGACCAGACGAGGAGGGCATGGAGTTGAGGAAGTTGTGGAAGGCATTAACCGGAAACTTTCTCAGCTAAGGAGACTTAGACTCCCAAAACTAAATCAAACATCAGAAGTTCTGTTCTACCATTCATCCAAACTCCCTAAAAACACACTACTCTTCCCTTCAACTGCAAACAAATCTTATTCTACCAAATGGGCAAATAGTCTTTACGGATTCTTGTTACCTGCTGATGCCTGGATGGTGTTAGTAAACCATGGACGAGAAAAGGCCAAGGAGCAACAAATGAAATTCGAGCGGATGAAAACTGACCTAATTACACTCACAAATCTCAACAATAAGTTCTTCAACTCAAATACTGCAAGAACCAATCGAGACAAcacaaataatttgaattaCAATGAAGTTAATGAGAATAGTACAAGACTGAAAAACAATAAAGGTATGGTAAAAGGTACGAATAGTAATTTGcttgaaattaaaattaagcCAGTATTGTCTGGAGACCAAAAATCGTACCAGCCTAGAACTGGAAGAAGCCAAACCAATAGCTTGAATTCTCGTGTTTTCACAAGAAACTTAGGCGTTTCTGGAAGGGCTAATTTAAGGAGTAAAACTGAAACAGTTAATTCTCCACCAGGTTTAAATTACGGAGAAGCAATGATACCAAATTGGGTTGAAACGAAACATGATAAACTAATGAGGGAAGCAGTTCAAAGCCATAATTGGTACGGAGGGTGCACCTATTCCATACCAATGAATCCTAAAGTTAACAATTACAGTCAAGCTACAGATTACCCAACCATGGGTAATCATccaaatgtaaaatattcaaatgaTACAAGTGAGTATTTAAAGTATCAAAAACCAACAAATCCATTCTTGTACAATAAACTACAACCAGTTCAGCTGTATGAACCCATCACTGTTGCAATGCTTCAGCAACTACCTACGAGTAAATCATTTAATGTAACATAA